A DNA window from Impatiens glandulifera chromosome 7, dImpGla2.1, whole genome shotgun sequence contains the following coding sequences:
- the LOC124909700 gene encoding probable methyltransferase PMT15 — MAGGFVTYYNPTSKPNHSGSSFLYKLKSNIFPFLIITVLCSLSYYLGLWQRGGATVIPNSTTTTIPCFSPPNSSTPSSLTRNLDFSTHHSANDGSTVALDKGIKVYPHCHSKYSEYTPCEDVQRSLKFKRDRLIYRERHCPEKKELLKCRIPAPFGYKNPFKWPQSRDLAWYANVPHKELTVEKAVQNWIRYEGDRFRFPGGGTMFPNGADAYIDDIGKLINLKDGSIRTAIDTGCGVASWGSYLMSRNILTMSFAPRDSHEAQVQFALERGVPALIGVMASKRLPYPSRAFDMAHCSRCLIPWGQHGGVYLMEVDRVLRPGGYWILSGPPIRWKKYWKGWERSKEDLNSEQTAIENVAKSLCWTKFVEKDDIAIWQKPYNHLKCKLTQNPPFCPAQDPDKAWYTNMDTCVTPLPEVSKMEEIGGGGVSKWPKRLNDIPPRISKGMIKGVTSEMFLQDHILWKRRVSYYKTVNNQLGQSGRYRNLLDMNANLGGFAAALIQEPVWVMNVVPVQSKVNTLGVIYERGLIGTYQNWCEAMSTYPRTYDLIHSDGIFTLYNNRCGGMEDILLEMDRVLRPEGSVIIRDDVDLLVKVKRIADGMNWDSQIVDHEDGPLKRQKLLFAVKAYSTSSPYKSTIS, encoded by the exons ATGGCAGGTGGTTTCGTCACTTACTACAACCCTACCTCAAAACCAAACCATTCTGGATCCTCTTTCCTCTACAAACTAAAATCCAACATTTTCCCATTTCTCATCATAACTGTCCTCTGTTCCCTCTCTTACTATCTCGGCCTCTGGCAACGCGGCGGCGCCACCGTCATCCCCaactccaccaccaccaccatcccCTGTTTCTCCCCTCCAAACTCATCAACCCCATCATCTCTCACCAGAAACCTAGATTTCTCAACCCATCACTCTGCCAACGACGGATCGACAGTGGCACTGGACAAAGGCATCAAAGTGTACCCTCATTGCCACTCCAAGTACAGCGAGTACACTCCATGTGAAGATGTACAAAGGTCCCTGAAATTCAAAAGAGACCGTTTGATTTACAGAGAAAGACATTGCCCAGAAAAGAAAGAACTTCTTAAGTGCCGGATTCCAGCTCCATTTGGATACAAGAATCCGTTCAAGTGGCCCCAAAGCCGGGATCTAGCTTGGTACGCTAATGTTCCTCATAAGGAATTAACTGTTGAAAAAGCTGTCCAAAATTGGATCAg ATACGAGGGCGATCGTTTCCGGTTTCCCGGCGGCGGGACCATGTTTCCGAACGGGGCGGATGCGTATATCGATGACATTGGGAAGCTGATTAATCTCAAAGATGGATCCATTAGAACGGCCATTGATACTGGATGTGGG GTGGCGAGTTGGGGATCCTACCTTATGTCGAGAAACATCTTGACAATGTCGTTTGCACCAAGAGATAGTCACGAGGCTCAAGTGCAATTTGCCTTGGAGAGAGGAGTCCCGGCTCTAATTGGGGTCATGGCTTCCAAGAGGCTCCCATATCCTTCTAGAGCTTTTGACATGGCCCATTGCTCCCGTTGTCTCATCCCGTGGGGTCAACACG GGGGAGTGTACTTGATGGAAGTTGATAGAGTCTTGAGACCGGGCGGGTATTGGATCTTGTCGGGTCCTCCAATTCGATGGAAAAAATACTGGAAAGGTTGGGAAAGAAGCAAAGAAGATTTGAACTCCGAGCAAACCGCGATAGAGAATGTAGCAAAAAGTCTTTGTTGGACCAAGTTTGTGGAGAAAGATGACATAGCCATTTGGCAAAAGCCCTACAATCATTTAAAATGCAAACTCACCCAAAACCCGCCTTTCTGCCCCGCCCAAGACCCGGATAAAGCTTG GTATACAAATATGGACACATGCGTGACACCTCTGCCGGAAGTTTCGAAAATGGAAGAGATTGGTGGAGGGGGAGTGTCAAAATGGCCGAAAAGGCTAAATGATATCCCGCCGAGGATAAGTAAGGGTATGATAAAAGGGGTAACTTCCGAAATGTTCTTACAAGACCATATCCTATGGAAGAGGAGAGTGTCTTATTACAAAACCGTGAACAATCAGCTTGGACAATCTGGAAGGTACAGGAACCTTCTAGACATGAACGCTAACCTAGGAGGTTTTGCAGCCGCTCTTATTCAAGAACCGGTCTGGGTTATGAATGTTGTCCCTGTTCAATCCAAAGTCAACACTCTCGGAGTTATTTATGAACGCGGATTAATTGGGACTTATCAAAACTG gtGTGAAGCAATGTCTACATATCCTAGGACTTATGATTTGATTCACTCGGATGGGATATTCACACTTTACAATAATAG GTGTGGAGGAATGGAAGATATATTGCTTGAAATGGATAGAGTTTTGAGGCCAGAAGGGAGTGTGATCATAAGAGATGATGTTGATTTGCTAGTGAAGGTGAAGAGGATTGCTGATGGAATGAATTGGGATAGCCAGATAGTTGATCATGAAGATGGACCATTGAAAAGACAAAAACTTCTTTTTGCTGTTAAAGCTTACTCCACATCTTCACCATATAAATCaacaatttcttaa
- the LOC124909701 gene encoding uncharacterized protein LOC124909701 — protein sequence MSGVDDWAYTRAFYFILKHFYELTIQVSDSSYVTCNTFLNEISMVHYILHDYENNDDLHICDMARRMKRKHDKYWGDIEKMNKLIFISAIIDPRQKIDYVSFTLKEMYVEEIGARMSMQVKQDMYELYNAYKNELNPSSDTNEIVQLSVLLSQSTSMEDTMMLRYKRHKMGTLGEEKKYEFEKYLNEDTKKDVDGFSVLG from the coding sequence ATGTCAGGAGTTGATGATTGGGCTTACACTCGTgcattttatttcatattgaAGCATTTTTACGAGCTCACTATACAAGTATCAGATTCTTCATATGTGACTTGTAATACGTTTCTTAATGAGATTAGTATGGTTCACTACATATTACACGATTatgaaaacaatgatgatctgcaTATATGTGACATGGCaagaagaatgaaaagaaaacATGACAAATATTGGGGTGAtatagaaaaaatgaataaactGATCTTTATATCAGCTATCATTGATCCTCGTCAAAAGATAGATTATGTCAGTTTCACTTTAAAGGAAATGTACGTTGAAGAAATTGGGGCTAGAATGAGCATGCAAGTGAAACAAGATATGTATGAACTGTACAATGCATACAAAAATGAGTTGAATCCATCTAGTGATACTAATGAAATAGTTCAATTAAGTGTATTGTTATCTCAGTCAACTTCAATGGAAGACACAATGATGTTGCGTTATAAGAGGCATAAGATGGGAACATTAGGTGaagaaaagaaatatgaattcgaaaaatatttaaatgaagaCACTAAGAAAGATGTTGATGGATTTAGTGTTTTGGGATAG